A window of the Sulfurovum riftiae genome harbors these coding sequences:
- a CDS encoding outer membrane protein — protein sequence MKKLNLSLAAIFAMSTFAIAGGDIAPMEPVVEEPVVVESTGNFYLGLAYGYLSDSTDLTDNIGNISGLAPGATTTLWDESYNDLMIQAGYNFNEYIAIEGRYWFGLGDTNLYNDGTYAVDASVDAWGIYVKPQYPVTEAFNIYALLGYGAAQYDFTESYGRWTNSVLDDDSVDGFSWGLGASYAFTDNVAVFVDYVSIYNDDDNHFGTNFDINIDRTIDAWNFGVTYNF from the coding sequence ATGAAAAAGTTAAATCTTTCACTAGCAGCAATTTTTGCTATGAGTACATTCGCAATAGCGGGTGGTGATATCGCTCCAATGGAACCAGTAGTTGAGGAGCCGGTAGTTGTTGAATCAACAGGTAATTTCTATCTTGGTCTTGCATATGGTTACCTATCAGACAGTACTGATCTCACAGATAACATTGGTAACATCTCTGGTCTAGCTCCAGGAGCCACTACAACTCTATGGGACGAAAGCTATAATGATCTTATGATCCAAGCTGGTTATAACTTCAATGAGTATATTGCAATTGAAGGTAGATACTGGTTTGGTCTTGGTGATACAAATCTTTATAATGATGGTACATATGCTGTTGATGCGTCTGTCGATGCATGGGGAATCTATGTTAAACCACAGTACCCAGTAACAGAAGCATTCAATATCTATGCACTTCTTGGATATGGTGCTGCGCAATATGACTTTACTGAGTCTTATGGTAGATGGACAAACAGCGTTCTTGATGATGATAGCGTTGACGGATTCTCTTGGGGTCTTGGTGCATCATATGCATTTACAGACAACGTAGCAGTATTTGTTGACTATGTAAGTATCTACAATGATGATGACAACCACTTTGGTACAAACTTTGACATCAACATTGATAGAACTATCGATGCTTGGAACTTCGGTGTAACTTACAACTTCTAA
- a CDS encoding L,D-transpeptidase family protein yields the protein MRFIQLLTFLLFLHTSLFAQTLSIDTISANIQRDLQTKLTGQNKAIVQNLYNRTGNKPLWIGAANKQKMSQLIQALNDPLYNYKNKAFNQKAIKKLTYMLDNNQYSASKKAAVYARLDIVLSSAFVHLVRFIVQGDVDWDLVQQKFKALRESDDIRADWEMSPKPFPNEEVLAQTVANGNIKGYLNSLLPREKEYRKLVKLLKNYRVMDKFPKIKYSNDPLKLGDRSSRVKEIKKRLQISGDYPKEAPIDWKFDKTLEHAVKTYQKRYLLEINGQVDKRVTYYLNQPARKNIQAIITNLDKTKLYPKRFEEEYIAVNIPDFNLRYYKNYEMVMKMGIVVGRIDRPTPIFSDKIEYMVINPTWTIPDNLIKRDLIHVLRENPSYLEENNIHVFSGNKEITVTQEMLDPYEHSDKRVPYRFVQYPGDTNALGRIKFMFPNKYAVYLHDTDNKTLLTRRYKIYSSGCMRVDRPFDLMDILLEHAKERYTKEDIDAIIATDKPKTIRLKKAIPVHILYFTVFEEDGLAYFKNDIYLYDKIIEESVEGHKKATFTMPKKRMGRVKKTEERPLSN from the coding sequence TTGCGTTTTATACAACTTTTAACTTTTCTACTCTTTTTACATACCTCTCTCTTTGCACAAACACTTTCTATCGATACGATCTCCGCCAATATTCAGCGTGATTTACAGACAAAACTTACCGGTCAGAACAAAGCCATCGTACAGAACCTCTACAACAGAACAGGGAACAAACCACTGTGGATAGGTGCTGCCAACAAGCAGAAGATGAGCCAGCTCATACAGGCGTTGAACGACCCGCTTTACAACTACAAGAACAAAGCTTTCAACCAGAAAGCGATAAAGAAGCTTACCTACATGCTGGACAACAACCAGTACTCCGCTTCCAAAAAAGCGGCAGTGTATGCCCGCCTCGATATTGTACTCAGTTCCGCTTTCGTGCATCTTGTGCGTTTCATCGTGCAGGGAGATGTGGACTGGGACCTTGTACAGCAGAAGTTCAAGGCACTTCGAGAGAGTGACGACATCCGCGCGGACTGGGAGATGTCTCCCAAACCGTTCCCGAATGAAGAGGTACTTGCCCAGACAGTCGCCAACGGAAACATAAAAGGCTACCTCAACTCCCTGCTTCCTAGGGAAAAGGAGTACAGAAAGCTTGTAAAGCTGCTGAAGAACTACAGGGTAATGGATAAATTCCCCAAGATAAAATACAGCAATGACCCGCTTAAACTCGGAGACAGGTCTTCCCGTGTCAAGGAGATCAAAAAGCGTCTTCAGATCTCGGGAGACTACCCCAAAGAAGCGCCGATAGACTGGAAGTTCGACAAGACACTGGAACATGCCGTCAAGACCTACCAGAAACGCTACCTGCTTGAGATAAACGGCCAGGTTGACAAACGGGTCACCTACTACCTCAATCAACCGGCCAGGAAGAACATACAGGCGATCATTACCAATCTTGACAAGACCAAACTCTACCCCAAGCGTTTTGAAGAGGAGTACATTGCCGTCAATATTCCGGACTTCAACCTGCGTTACTACAAGAACTATGAGATGGTCATGAAGATGGGTATTGTCGTGGGGCGTATTGACCGTCCTACACCTATCTTCAGTGACAAGATAGAGTATATGGTTATCAACCCAACATGGACCATTCCGGACAACCTCATCAAAAGAGATCTGATACATGTATTGAGAGAGAATCCTTCCTATCTTGAAGAGAACAACATTCATGTCTTCTCCGGGAATAAAGAGATCACCGTCACTCAGGAGATGCTCGACCCATACGAGCACAGTGACAAACGTGTTCCCTACCGGTTCGTACAGTACCCCGGCGATACCAATGCCCTGGGTCGTATCAAATTCATGTTCCCCAACAAATATGCCGTCTACCTTCATGATACGGACAACAAGACACTGCTGACAAGACGCTACAAGATCTACAGTTCGGGATGTATGCGGGTGGACAGGCCCTTCGACCTTATGGACATTCTGCTGGAACATGCCAAAGAAAGGTACACCAAAGAAGATATCGATGCCATCATCGCTACGGATAAACCAAAGACCATCAGGCTGAAAAAGGCCATTCCCGTACACATTCTCTACTTTACGGTCTTCGAGGAGGATGGATTGGCCTATTTCAAGAATGACATCTACCTCTATGACAAGATCATCGAAGAGTCTGTCGAGGGACATAAAAAAGCCACCTTTACCATGCCCAAAAAGCGTATGGGAAGGGTAAAAAAGACAGAAGAGAGGCCTCTGTCCAACTAA